The DNA window TGGACACCCGCCCTGATCCGCTCGCGGGTCATGCCGCGCGCGCTGATCAGGTAGTCGATCACGTCGGCGCGCAGCGCGGTCAGCACCGCGTGCGCGAGGTAGTCCGCATCGACCCCTTCGAGCCGCCTCGCCAGTTCGGCGATCCAGAACTGGCTGGCGTCATTGGCGTAGTACGCGTCCGGCCCGCGGTGTTCGAGCGCGCGGATGAGCGGCCGGTTCCGCCACACGAAGTCGAACAGCGCATCGACGTACGCGGCCACCGTGCCGCCGGGACCCAGTGGCGGCGGCCCGCTTTCGACCGCCTCGCGCAGTTCGCGCACCCTCGGCTCGAGCACCGCTTCGATCAGCGCGGTCCGATCGCCGAACCGGCGGAACACCGTGCCCTTGCCCACCCCGGCAGCCTCGGCGATGTCGTCCATCGAAACCCCTTCAACGCCTTCGCGGTCGAAGAGGGCGGTGGCGGCTTCGAGGATGGCCGTCCGGTTCCGCGCCGCGTCCTGCCTGATCGCACACCTCCTTGCCAAAACGGACTGGCGGTCCGTATGTTGAAGCGGACCGGCAGTCCGTATCAATCGTGAGGATACCCGCAATGTTTCTTGTCGCTGGGGGACGCGGCCGGATCGCCCGCGCCGCCGTGGCTCGCCTGCTCGCCGAGGGCCACCGCGTTCGCGTGGTCAGCCGTCGTCCGTCCGAAGTGGACCTGGAAGGAGTCGAGGTCGTCGAAGGCGATCTGTCCAAAGCGGACGGTTGGCAACAGGCTTTCGACGGAGTGGAAGCCGCGCTGCTCTACGCCGATCCCGCTGGAATGGAGTCCGTTTTGGACAGTGCGCGCGGCAGGATAGCCCTGGTGTCCGCGCTCGGCATCGACGAGGCGGCCGATCCGATCGCGCGGACGCACCTCGCCGCGGAGGCCGCGGTGAAGGAACGCGGTCTGCCGTGGACCTTCCTCCGCGCGGGCGGTTTGGCCACCAACACCCTGCAGCGGGCGCCGTCGATCCGCGCCGAGGGCGTCGTCCGCGCGCCCTTCCGCCACTCGCACGCCGCGCTCGTCCACGAAGCCGACGTCGCCGAGATCGCCGTGCGGGCGCTGACGACCGGCGAGCACGACGGCAGGGCCTACGACCTCACCGGCCCCGCCTCGCTGACCCAGGAACAGCAGGTCGCCGCCATCGCCGAGGCCACCGGCGCCGACGTGAAGTTCGAGGAGATCACGCCCGGGGAATACCGCCGCACGCTCAGCCAGTGGGGCGACGACAGCATGGTCGACACGCTGCTCACCCACCTCCGCGCCGCCGATGGCGTCCCCCAGTCGATCGCGCCCGACTTCCAGGAGATCACCGGCCGCGAGCCGACCTCGTACGCGCGA is part of the Amycolatopsis sp. CA-230715 genome and encodes:
- a CDS encoding TetR/AcrR family transcriptional regulator gives rise to the protein MIRTAGPLQHTDRQSVLARRCAIRQDAARNRTAILEAATALFDREGVEGVSMDDIAEAAGVGKGTVFRRFGDRTALIEAVLEPRVRELREAVESGPPPLGPGGTVAAYVDALFDFVWRNRPLIRALEHRGPDAYYANDASQFWIAELARRLEGVDADYLAHAVLTALRADVIDYLISARGMTRERIRAGVQLVAAAR
- a CDS encoding SDR family oxidoreductase → MFLVAGGRGRIARAAVARLLAEGHRVRVVSRRPSEVDLEGVEVVEGDLSKADGWQQAFDGVEAALLYADPAGMESVLDSARGRIALVSALGIDEAADPIARTHLAAEAAVKERGLPWTFLRAGGLATNTLQRAPSIRAEGVVRAPFRHSHAALVHEADVAEIAVRALTTGEHDGRAYDLTGPASLTQEQQVAAIAEATGADVKFEEITPGEYRRTLSQWGDDSMVDTLLTHLRAADGVPQSIAPDFQEITGREPTSYARWAVDHADDFRQAGTPGPAV